The sequence TGAGACTGGTGGCTTTAGAGCGTTTATTTTATGGAGTTTTCAATCAGCTAATACTAAGCTCATTGCCGAGCATCCCCACATCAAAAAGCAATCACCAAATAGGTATCTACGCCTACTAGCCGTATCACGACTATTTTTAGATAACTTTAAAAATATACAAAGTAGCTGGGTTACACAAGGCTCATATATAGGACAATTAGCCCTTAAATTTGGAGCAAATGATCTTGGTAGTACAATGATGGAAGAAAATGTTGTAAAAGCAGCAGGTGCTAGCTATAGAATGAGTCAAGCCCAAATGATAGAGCTTATCAAAGATATTGGCGAATTTCCAGCTAAACGAAATACAAATTATGATATTTTGGAGAGATTTTAATCTCTTCTTTGTTAAATTTACCAATAAATTTAAAAATTTTAAAATATTGCAACACTATAAATAAAGCTTTTATCGCTACATTTTACAATCTCTACAAAAGCTCCCAAACTCTCATCGCTAGCCATATCAAGCGCATAAAATCCTAAATTTAAAAGCTTTACCCTAGCCTCTTTTAATGTCCAAATTTTATAAAATTCAATCAGTTGATTTTTAGAGTTAGCAACCCTTAATCTTTGTTCTTTACTAAAACAAAAATCTATATGGGCGCTAAAATTTCTATCTTTTATCAACTCTAAATCTACCCCTACCCTAGCAGTACTAATAGCCAAAATAGCACAATTATCGCTATGGCTTAATGAGGTATAAAGTGGTATATTTTTAATATTTTTATAGTTTTTTTTAAAATAAATTTTTAAAGACCTAGAGATTTTAAATTTGCTATTTTGAGCCAAATTTGGACTATTTCTAAGCTTTATTTTATCGCTTAGACTCAAATCATCATAACTATAATTATCAAATTTATCACTAAAAAGTAGTAAAATTTCCCCATCTTTTAATTCAAAATTATCCAAATTTAGCAAATCAAATCGCTCAAATTTATCTAAAATAAATTTAAGATACCAAATTTTCATTACTTAATCTTGCTATTATAAGTAGCATACAAAAGAGTAAAATATGCTAACAAAAACATACACAAAGCCGTACTAACTCCAAAACTAAACACTGCATAAGTATTACTAAAACCAAGCATTCCAAAAGATATAATACTAGTTAAACTAGCCAAAATAATACCAAAATATCTCTCACGCAAAGCCAAATTTAAATTACTAGCAAACAGCACATAATCCACCCCAATAGTACTAGCTAAAATAAATCCAAAAATGGTAAAAATATTAAAACTAACCCCAACTAAAAGCATTATAGCAACACCTACAAATGTCCCAAACAATATAATCCCAACCATCACGCACGCCCTAGCAAAGCTAAAAAAGAATAAAAATATCCCAAAAGCGCATACATAAGCTAGAAGTTTTAAATATATTGCATACTCTTTTGCTAAAGTATTATCTCATCAAATATTAAAAATCCACCACTAAGCCCACATAAAAAGCTAAAAATAATGACAATAATGAGCAATTCATCTCCATCATGTAGCAGCACAAAGGGACTAATGGGGCATACGCTTGGTGCTGCTGGTGCATTAGAAGCTTTAATCTGTGCTAATATTATAAATCAAAGCCTACAAAACAATCAAAGCCAGCTACCACCACACTATTATGATGGAATATATGATAAAGAGTTGCCCAAAATTAATCTAACTAAGCTAAATACAAATTCAAAAATCAAAAACTGCCTATCAATCTCATTTGCCTTTAACATTTATCTCTTTTAGTGGTGAAAGCAAGCAGTGCGTAAATCTGCTTAAAACATTAAAAGATGATTTTATATATCCTACTACTTATGCCTTAGGCTTGTTTTTAGATAAAAATGCTGGACGAATTTGCTCACTTGAGTTTAATCAAAATCAACCAAAAAATTTGCAAATTTACACAAGTGCATTTAGCCTATTAAAAGCGTTAAATAATAATTTATGCTCTAATTGGAATATAGATTCTACTCTTAGATGGAGCTGGACTTTAAATGATAGTAATTAGAATTTTATTTGGATTATATTTTTTATTTTAAACGCACTTATATCATTTATTTTGATATTTTTAGATGATAAAATATATTGGACTTTATATTGTGGTGTAGTTAGCTATATTTTAATTGGAATATTATTTGGTGCTGAGATTTTGTATAGAAATTTTATTTTACAGGTAGAGTAATGAGAGAGATTTTTAACCCAAATTCAACTTTTATATCTCAAAATAAGATAAAAAGCTTTGATGAATTTTTAGAAGATGTATCTAAATTTGCAACATATAATAAATTCGATGAGATTGATATATTTATATATGATGGATACCTATTTTTAGTAGCATTTTTTGGCTCTATTTTATCTGGTGGCAAGCCATATCTTTTGCCATATTATTATTCTAATAATTCTAGACCATTTATTGATGATGAGGTAGTTAGTAATATTTTAACTAGAAACATCGAGTCAAAAAGTTCTAAAATCAAACTAAATTTAAATTCAACCTTTTATATTCAAACCTCAGGTAGTAGCGGAGAGCGTAAAAATATAGAAAAATCAATTGATCAAATGGTCAAAGAGGGTGAGTTTTTACGCTCATTTTTTAATATCAGCAATACTCATACATTTCTCTCAAGTGTATCTCATCAGCATCTTTTTGGCCTTACTTTTAAGGTTTTTACAGCTTTAATTAGCGGCTGTAAAGTCTATACACA is a genomic window of Campylobacter devanensis containing:
- a CDS encoding 4'-phosphopantetheinyl transferase family protein — protein: MKIWYLKFILDKFERFDLLNLDNFELKDGEILLLFSDKFDNYSYDDLSLSDKIKLRNSPNLAQNSKFKISRSLKIYFKKNYKNIKNIPLYTSLSHSDNCAILAISTARVGVDLELIKDRNFSAHIDFCFSKEQRLRVANSKNQLIEFYKIWTLKEARVKLLNLGFYALDMASDESLGAFVEIVKCSDKSFIYSVAIF